The following are from one region of the Stigmatella ashevillena genome:
- a CDS encoding CotH kinase family protein produces MPQRCGWWVVAMVGLLACGPAPVFVEPPGTNGTGVDPLPGNPELPSPPQKGPDGGPSSPDGGLDAGIPDAGPRLGEFPPVQTRLPRFELSIAPEDLAKLDANPTSDDTVPVVVVLDGQSARGQVRYRGASTRTLPQKSFKIELDSGHDLDDRDHFNLLASWNDGGKLTEKFAVDLYTAMGLPVPGAQYVRVSLNGKDNGLYVDMEHVGKEYLQRHGRERNASVYRCGHRNCEMTLQPGGSYQGDFEKKTNEDVSRADLDTFLTWVNRSDDAEFEAKLERFVNVEAYLGNLALDALISNNIVEDSRSYWIHEHLRDQWMYVPWDLNNARMLYWRTWDETYSIISNRWPQAFTLYDPEVQQLWEQRQEDRPNQRPTWSLLATRVWDRPALRERVLAKLEQALEGPFSEAKANAHIDALWAVASPELATDPYVSPTHVARARDSLKKYVRDRRAFLLKTLKTLRAHGTSPLVIHEVAAGSAGYVELHNRGNTPVSLEHYELTADLRGTPRYRLPALTLAPDQRVRIIADGNTAAGPDHLPITLSRQGGEVGLFDARRVSQTGKPLVYAPEDAVYYGPLPAGQVYGRKTRGSEDFERRPVSP; encoded by the coding sequence ATGCCCCAACGGTGCGGGTGGTGGGTGGTGGCGATGGTGGGGTTGCTGGCGTGTGGGCCCGCGCCTGTTTTCGTGGAACCGCCTGGCACAAACGGGACGGGAGTCGACCCGCTGCCCGGCAACCCCGAGCTGCCGTCCCCTCCGCAGAAGGGCCCAGACGGAGGGCCTTCCTCACCGGATGGGGGACTGGACGCGGGCATTCCCGACGCGGGGCCCCGGCTGGGCGAGTTTCCGCCGGTTCAGACTCGGCTGCCCCGCTTCGAGCTGTCCATCGCTCCCGAAGACTTGGCCAAGCTGGACGCCAATCCCACCTCGGATGACACGGTGCCGGTGGTGGTGGTGCTCGACGGCCAAAGCGCCCGCGGGCAGGTCCGCTACCGCGGCGCGAGCACCCGCACGCTGCCGCAGAAGAGCTTCAAGATCGAACTGGACTCCGGCCATGACCTGGACGACCGGGACCACTTCAACCTGCTGGCCAGCTGGAACGATGGCGGAAAGCTGACAGAGAAGTTCGCGGTGGACCTGTACACGGCGATGGGGCTTCCCGTGCCGGGCGCCCAGTATGTCCGGGTGAGCCTCAACGGAAAGGACAACGGGCTCTACGTGGACATGGAGCACGTGGGCAAGGAGTACCTCCAGCGCCACGGCCGGGAGCGCAACGCCTCCGTCTACCGCTGCGGCCACCGCAACTGCGAGATGACGCTCCAACCCGGCGGCTCCTACCAGGGGGACTTCGAGAAGAAGACCAACGAGGACGTCAGCCGCGCGGACCTCGACACCTTCCTCACGTGGGTGAACCGCTCCGATGACGCCGAGTTCGAGGCGAAGCTGGAGCGCTTCGTGAACGTGGAGGCGTACCTGGGCAACCTCGCCCTGGACGCGCTCATCTCCAACAACATCGTCGAGGACTCGCGCAGCTACTGGATCCACGAGCACCTGAGGGACCAGTGGATGTACGTGCCGTGGGATCTCAACAACGCGCGGATGCTCTACTGGCGCACGTGGGACGAGACCTACTCCATCATCTCCAACCGCTGGCCCCAGGCCTTCACCTTGTATGACCCAGAGGTGCAGCAACTGTGGGAGCAGCGCCAGGAGGACCGTCCCAACCAGCGCCCTACCTGGAGCCTCCTGGCCACCCGCGTCTGGGATCGGCCCGCCCTGAGGGAGCGGGTGCTGGCGAAGCTGGAGCAGGCGCTCGAGGGGCCCTTCTCGGAGGCCAAGGCGAACGCCCACATCGACGCGCTGTGGGCCGTGGCGAGCCCGGAGCTGGCCACGGACCCGTATGTCTCGCCCACGCACGTGGCGCGCGCCCGCGACTCGCTCAAGAAGTACGTGCGCGACCGCCGCGCCTTCCTGCTCAAGACCCTGAAGACCTTGAGGGCGCACGGCACCAGCCCCCTCGTCATCCACGAGGTGGCCGCGGGCAGCGCGGGCTACGTGGAGCTGCACAACCGGGGAAATACCCCCGTGTCCCTGGAGCACTATGAGCTGACGGCCGACCTGCGCGGCACCCCGCGGTACCGGCTGCCAGCCCTCACCCTGGCGCCCGACCAGCGCGTGCGGATCATCGCCGACGGGAACACGGCGGCGGGGCCGGACCACCTGCCCATCACCCTCTCACGCCAGGGAGGCGAAGTGGGCCTCTTCGACGCGCGGCGGGTGTCCCAGACGGGCAAGCCGCTCGTGTACGCGCCGGAAGATGCCGTCTACTATGGCCCCCTGCCCGCCGGTCAGGTGTATGGCCGCAAGACGCGCGGCAGCGAGGACTTCGAGCGCCGGCCCGTCTCTCCCTGA
- the atpD gene encoding F0F1 ATP synthase subunit beta, with product MSAQVATVGKITQVLGPVIDVEFPPGGLPEVYTALKVTNASISAEADNLTIEVAQHLGENMVRCISMDSTEGLARGQAVKNTGAPIQVPVGKGTLGRILNVIGAPVDERGPITSKETWPIHRPAPTFVEQDVRVQAFETGIKVIDLLGPYTRGGKIGLFGGAGVGKTVLLMELIRNVAKERGGFSVFAGVGERTREGNDLYHEMQEGNVINTKNLEESQCVLVYGQMNEPPGARARVALSALTIAEYFRDVEGRDVLLFVDNIFRFTQAGSEVSALLGRIPSAVGYQPTLSTEMGALQERITSTNKGSVTSVQAIYVPADDLTDPAPATTFAHLDATTVLNRAISELGIYPAVDPLDSTSRILDPNVVGPEHYAVARKVQGILQKYKELQDIIAILGMDELSETDKLTVARARKIQKFLSQPFHVAEVFTGAPGRYVELKDTIQGFKELSEGKHDDLPEAAFYMVGNINEAIEKARKLAAA from the coding sequence ATGAGCGCTCAAGTTGCGACGGTAGGCAAGATCACCCAGGTCCTCGGTCCCGTGATTGACGTGGAGTTCCCGCCCGGAGGCCTGCCCGAGGTGTACACCGCCCTCAAGGTCACCAACGCCAGCATCAGCGCCGAGGCAGACAACCTCACCATCGAGGTCGCCCAGCACCTGGGTGAGAACATGGTGCGCTGCATCTCGATGGACTCCACCGAGGGTCTGGCCCGCGGCCAGGCGGTGAAGAACACCGGCGCCCCCATCCAGGTCCCCGTGGGCAAGGGCACCCTGGGCCGCATCCTCAACGTCATCGGCGCGCCGGTGGATGAGCGCGGCCCCATTACCTCGAAGGAGACGTGGCCCATTCACCGTCCGGCGCCCACCTTCGTGGAGCAGGACGTGCGCGTGCAGGCCTTCGAGACCGGCATCAAGGTCATCGACCTGCTGGGGCCCTACACCCGCGGTGGCAAGATTGGCCTGTTCGGCGGCGCCGGCGTGGGCAAGACGGTGCTCCTGATGGAGCTCATCCGCAACGTGGCCAAGGAGCGCGGCGGCTTCTCGGTGTTCGCCGGCGTGGGTGAGCGCACCCGCGAGGGCAACGACCTGTATCACGAGATGCAGGAAGGCAACGTCATCAACACCAAGAACCTGGAAGAGAGCCAGTGCGTGCTGGTGTACGGGCAGATGAACGAGCCGCCCGGCGCCCGTGCCCGCGTGGCCCTCTCGGCGCTCACCATCGCCGAGTACTTCCGGGACGTGGAGGGGCGCGACGTGCTCCTCTTCGTGGACAACATCTTCCGCTTCACCCAGGCCGGCTCCGAAGTGTCCGCGCTCCTGGGCCGCATCCCCAGCGCGGTGGGTTACCAGCCCACGCTGTCCACGGAGATGGGCGCGCTCCAGGAGCGCATCACCTCCACCAACAAGGGTTCGGTCACCTCCGTGCAGGCCATCTACGTGCCCGCCGACGACCTGACCGACCCGGCGCCGGCCACCACGTTCGCCCACCTGGATGCGACCACGGTGCTCAACCGCGCCATCTCCGAGTTGGGCATCTACCCCGCGGTGGACCCGCTCGACTCCACCAGCCGCATCCTCGACCCGAACGTGGTGGGGCCGGAGCACTACGCGGTGGCGCGCAAGGTCCAGGGCATCCTCCAGAAGTACAAGGAGCTCCAGGACATCATCGCCATCCTCGGCATGGATGAGCTGTCCGAGACGGACAAGCTCACCGTGGCCCGGGCGCGGAAGATCCAGAAGTTCCTGTCCCAGCCCTTCCACGTGGCCGAAGTCTTCACCGGCGCGCCCGGCCGCTACGTGGAACTCAAGGACACCATCCAGGGCTTCAAGGAGCTTTCCGAGGGCAAGCACGACGATCTGCCCGAGGCCGCCTTCTACATGGTGGGCAACATCAACGAGGCGATCGAGAAGGCCCGCAAGCTGGCCGCGGCCTGA
- a CDS encoding aldo/keto reductase produces MSRLSPFDRRAFLQTSGLALAATVAGRAWATPPETPSMLTRPIPSTQEALPVIGMGTWQTFDVGAGAEERAPLEEVLRAFVTLGGTLVDSSPMYGQSEEVLGALAVKTGLQSKLFTATKVWTSGKEEGIRQMEDSLRKLRTQRVDLMEVHNLVDAATHLDTLRAWKEQGRVRYVGVTHYTASAHEAVAKLLLSRPVDFVQINYSVGEREADQRLLSVARDKGVAVIANRPFAGGGLLQRLKRKPLPPWASELDCESWAQLLLKFVISHPAVTCAIPATSKVSHLRDNMKAGRGRLPDEKLRARIAAEAA; encoded by the coding sequence TTGAGCCGTTTGAGCCCATTTGACCGGCGCGCATTCCTCCAGACCTCGGGCCTTGCCCTCGCCGCCACCGTGGCGGGACGGGCCTGGGCCACTCCCCCGGAGACTCCCTCCATGCTCACCCGACCCATCCCCAGCACCCAGGAAGCCCTTCCCGTCATCGGCATGGGCACCTGGCAGACCTTCGACGTCGGCGCGGGGGCGGAGGAGCGCGCGCCGCTGGAGGAGGTGCTTCGCGCGTTCGTCACGCTGGGGGGTACCCTCGTCGATTCCTCGCCCATGTATGGCCAGTCCGAGGAGGTCCTCGGCGCGCTTGCCGTCAAGACGGGCCTCCAGTCCAAGCTCTTCACCGCCACGAAGGTGTGGACCTCGGGGAAGGAGGAAGGCATCCGGCAGATGGAGGACTCTCTGCGCAAGCTGCGCACGCAGCGCGTCGATCTGATGGAGGTCCACAACCTCGTCGACGCCGCCACGCACCTGGACACCTTGCGGGCCTGGAAGGAGCAGGGACGCGTCCGCTATGTGGGCGTCACCCACTACACCGCCAGCGCCCACGAGGCCGTGGCGAAGCTCCTGCTCTCCCGGCCGGTGGACTTCGTGCAGATCAACTACTCCGTGGGGGAGCGGGAGGCCGACCAGCGGCTGCTCTCCGTCGCCCGCGACAAGGGGGTCGCCGTCATCGCGAACCGGCCTTTCGCCGGCGGAGGCCTTCTTCAGCGGCTCAAGCGCAAGCCCCTGCCCCCGTGGGCGTCCGAGCTCGATTGCGAGAGCTGGGCCCAGTTGCTACTGAAGTTCGTGATTTCGCACCCGGCCGTGACGTGCGCGATCCCCGCAACGTCGAAGGTCAGCCACCTGCGCGACAACATGAAGGCCGGCCGTGGCCGACTGCCCGACGAGAAGCTCCGGGCCCGCATCGCCGCCGAAGCAGCGTAG
- the atpG gene encoding ATP synthase F1 subunit gamma encodes MASLRDIRKRIRSVKNTRQITKAMKMVAAAKLRKAQDSIIAARPYAQTLDQIIADLAARSGDQELAHPLLVSRPVKRAEVVLLTSDRGLAGGFNSNVIRRANRFLYENAGLEHIQLSTVGRKGHDFFRQRGQTIRKDYGGLYQRLNYLAAREMAQELTAGFLKGEVDAVYIVYNEFISAISQKITVEQLLPLQTFGPAAGTPAATATTATSLVDFEYEPGRQDVLDQLVPQAISIKLYRALLESVASEHGARMSAMENATRNASDMIADLSLHYNRTRQAVITKELSEIVSGAEALK; translated from the coding sequence ATGGCGTCCCTTCGCGATATCCGCAAGCGCATCCGCTCGGTGAAGAACACGCGGCAGATCACCAAGGCCATGAAGATGGTGGCCGCCGCGAAGCTGCGCAAGGCGCAGGACTCCATCATCGCCGCCCGCCCCTACGCGCAGACGCTGGACCAGATCATCGCCGATCTGGCGGCCCGCTCGGGGGACCAGGAGCTGGCGCACCCGCTGCTGGTGAGCCGTCCCGTCAAGCGCGCCGAGGTGGTGCTGCTGACCTCGGACCGCGGCCTGGCCGGTGGTTTCAACTCCAACGTCATCCGCCGCGCCAACCGCTTCCTCTACGAGAACGCCGGGCTGGAACACATCCAGCTGTCCACGGTGGGGCGCAAGGGCCACGACTTCTTCCGCCAGCGCGGCCAGACCATCCGCAAGGACTACGGCGGCCTCTACCAGCGGCTGAACTACCTGGCCGCCCGGGAGATGGCCCAGGAGCTCACCGCTGGGTTCCTGAAGGGCGAAGTGGACGCCGTCTACATCGTCTACAACGAGTTCATCTCCGCCATCAGCCAGAAGATCACCGTGGAGCAGCTCCTGCCGCTGCAGACCTTCGGGCCCGCGGCGGGCACGCCGGCCGCCACGGCCACCACGGCCACGTCGCTGGTGGACTTCGAGTACGAGCCGGGCCGCCAGGACGTGCTGGACCAACTGGTGCCGCAGGCCATCTCCATCAAGCTGTACCGCGCGCTGCTGGAGAGCGTGGCCAGCGAGCACGGCGCCCGCATGAGCGCCATGGAGAACGCCACCCGCAACGCCAGCGACATGATCGCGGACCTGTCCCTGCACTACAACCGCACGCGCCAGGCCGTCATCACCAAGGAGCTCTCGGAGATCGTCTCCGGCGCCGAGGCCCTCAAGTAG
- a CDS encoding AI-2E family transporter: MSTASGSRSQISPRTVWTVGLNILAILGLLLLVRAASGVLSWVLVALFLALAASPLVSWLQRKGLRRGVAVALVFLTGLGLVAALLTTFVPMLVQQGQSLVREAPDYIEQLKHQRWVEQLDERYDVIARISAEMRQRLPGAAMPMLGVVTDILHHLAAFITVVVLTLFFLCFGKDVFDKALLWLPPPERGYWHGLALRMHHNVGSYVAGAFCISLIGGGVTMVTLLLLGVPYFVPLGLAMAVLGLIPFLGPLLGGMLVVATAYASGGSRVGLIALGVFLLYQQVENHLLQPIIQRHTLRMSPLLIALAMLVGTAFAGVLGALLALPVAGAVQVVAQDRLARRHERWIAQGQVPTAEPVSPHPPDREGEDAPGPQH; this comes from the coding sequence GTGAGCACAGCCTCGGGATCACGCTCCCAGATATCCCCCCGCACGGTCTGGACGGTGGGGCTGAACATCCTGGCGATCCTTGGGCTGTTGCTGCTGGTGCGCGCCGCCAGTGGGGTCCTGTCCTGGGTGCTGGTGGCGCTGTTCCTGGCCCTGGCGGCCAGCCCCCTGGTGTCCTGGTTGCAGCGCAAGGGCTTGCGGCGCGGTGTGGCCGTGGCCCTGGTGTTCCTGACGGGCCTGGGTCTGGTCGCGGCCCTGCTGACGACGTTCGTCCCCATGCTCGTGCAACAGGGCCAGTCCCTGGTCCGCGAGGCGCCGGACTACATCGAGCAGTTGAAGCACCAGCGGTGGGTCGAGCAATTGGACGAGCGCTATGATGTCATCGCGCGCATCTCGGCGGAGATGCGGCAGCGGTTGCCCGGCGCCGCGATGCCCATGCTGGGGGTGGTGACGGACATCCTCCACCACCTGGCGGCCTTCATCACCGTGGTGGTCCTGACGCTCTTCTTCCTCTGCTTCGGCAAGGATGTGTTCGACAAGGCCCTGCTGTGGCTTCCTCCTCCAGAGCGGGGCTATTGGCATGGGCTGGCGCTGCGGATGCACCACAACGTGGGCAGCTATGTGGCTGGCGCGTTCTGCATCTCGCTCATCGGCGGCGGGGTGACGATGGTGACGCTGCTGCTCCTGGGCGTGCCCTATTTCGTTCCGCTCGGGCTGGCCATGGCGGTGCTGGGCCTCATTCCGTTCCTGGGCCCCTTGCTCGGCGGAATGCTGGTGGTCGCCACCGCGTATGCCTCGGGTGGCAGCCGCGTGGGCCTCATCGCGCTCGGCGTCTTCCTGCTGTACCAGCAGGTGGAGAACCACCTGCTCCAGCCCATCATCCAGCGCCACACGCTGCGGATGAGCCCCCTGCTCATCGCGCTGGCCATGCTGGTGGGCACCGCATTCGCGGGAGTGCTCGGCGCGCTCCTGGCCTTGCCCGTGGCGGGGGCCGTTCAGGTCGTGGCCCAGGACCGTCTCGCCCGGCGCCACGAGCGGTGGATCGCGCAGGGACAGGTCCCCACCGCCGAGCCGGTCTCTCCCCACCCACCCGACAGAGAGGGTGAGGACGCTCCCGGCCCGCAGCATTGA
- a CDS encoding ADP-ribosylglycohydrolase family protein, which translates to MPLTPSERQDRFHAAFLGLAIGDALGFPLRGVPPASLTRLTHLADDFAPRPRGKFAKGQFSDDTQMLLAASESVIREGKVDGRSAAAHFAWLWQEGVILQPPKGLSEALQRLAGGSPWMSAGAPLGLKCPSVLSRAMVVGLFEGRRARLPHDAGVLSVVTHKDPTCAAAAAAFAQAVALGMEEEALTAAAFCESLALAAAVHDKTLAEELRHLPRLLTWDVSRALGALRKVGVPRSELVGVDGLPSHVVPVLLTSLYATLKMPHDFREAVALVLRCGGEVDVAAAVTGALLGAHLGTRALPARLRKQVLYAENLLDTADRLFQARQVRETLVTALALHRRR; encoded by the coding sequence ATGCCGCTGACTCCCTCCGAGCGCCAGGACAGGTTCCACGCGGCGTTCCTGGGGCTCGCCATCGGGGATGCCCTGGGGTTTCCCCTGCGGGGTGTTCCTCCGGCGAGCCTCACGCGGCTCACCCACCTGGCGGATGACTTCGCCCCGCGTCCGCGCGGCAAGTTCGCCAAGGGGCAGTTCTCCGACGACACGCAGATGCTCCTGGCTGCCAGCGAGAGCGTCATCCGCGAGGGCAAGGTGGATGGGCGCAGCGCCGCGGCGCACTTCGCGTGGCTGTGGCAGGAAGGCGTCATCCTCCAGCCGCCCAAGGGGCTCTCCGAGGCACTCCAGCGGCTGGCCGGGGGCTCGCCGTGGATGAGCGCCGGGGCGCCGCTGGGCCTCAAGTGTCCCTCGGTGCTCAGCCGGGCCATGGTGGTGGGCCTCTTCGAGGGCCGCCGCGCGCGCCTGCCCCATGATGCGGGCGTGCTCTCGGTGGTGACGCACAAGGATCCCACCTGTGCCGCCGCGGCCGCCGCGTTCGCGCAGGCGGTGGCGCTGGGCATGGAGGAGGAGGCGCTCACGGCGGCGGCCTTCTGCGAGTCCCTGGCGCTGGCGGCAGCGGTGCACGACAAGACGCTTGCGGAAGAGCTGCGGCACCTGCCCCGGCTGCTCACGTGGGATGTCTCCCGCGCGCTGGGCGCGCTGCGCAAAGTGGGCGTGCCGCGCTCGGAACTCGTGGGGGTGGACGGGCTGCCGTCACACGTGGTGCCCGTGCTGCTCACCTCGCTGTACGCGACGCTGAAGATGCCGCACGACTTCCGCGAGGCGGTGGCGCTGGTGCTGCGCTGCGGCGGCGAGGTGGACGTGGCCGCGGCGGTGACGGGCGCGCTGCTCGGGGCCCACCTGGGCACGCGGGCCCTGCCGGCACGGCTGCGCAAGCAGGTGCTGTACGCGGAGAACCTGCTGGACACGGCGGATCGCCTCTTCCAGGCCCGGCAGGTGCGCGAGACGCTCGTCACGGCGCTGGCCCTGCACCGCCGGCGCTGA
- a CDS encoding F0F1 ATP synthase subunit epsilon has translation MAKLTVEIVTPEKRILSVQADEAIVPGSRGLFGVRPGHAPFLSLVEPGALTLIDAGRRETFFIAGGFVEVGNDKVLVLADGAEPVAGIDVEAARKRLAEAQDRLKGLSTEDARYQVEQAAVRRETARMNVAGAR, from the coding sequence ATGGCCAAGCTGACCGTGGAGATTGTCACCCCAGAGAAGCGCATCCTGTCCGTGCAGGCGGACGAGGCCATCGTCCCGGGAAGCCGCGGCCTCTTCGGCGTGCGCCCCGGCCACGCGCCCTTCCTGTCGCTGGTGGAGCCCGGGGCGTTGACCCTGATCGACGCCGGTCGGCGCGAGACCTTCTTCATCGCGGGCGGCTTCGTCGAGGTGGGCAACGACAAGGTGCTGGTGCTGGCCGATGGCGCCGAGCCGGTGGCGGGCATCGACGTGGAGGCGGCCCGCAAGCGCCTGGCGGAGGCGCAGGATCGCCTCAAGGGCCTGTCCACCGAGGATGCCCGGTATCAGGTGGAGCAGGCCGCGGTGCGCCGCGAGACGGCGCGCATGAACGTCGCGGGCGCACGCTAG
- a CDS encoding phage holin family protein, protein MDLESERLERSQLETLTTAELIRHAFAEARLLVKAEVLHAKKELREEVKAARTGGILLGAALVLGLCGLAALFVALGLVLPVASSLGVLLVGVAILLIAGGLAWFGKKKLPTKPLNHTQERLKADFDMARETLQ, encoded by the coding sequence GTGGACCTCGAATCGGAACGCCTGGAGCGAAGCCAACTGGAGACGCTGACCACCGCCGAGCTCATTCGGCACGCCTTTGCGGAAGCAAGGCTGCTGGTGAAGGCGGAGGTCCTGCATGCCAAGAAGGAACTGCGTGAGGAAGTGAAGGCCGCGCGAACCGGCGGCATCCTGTTGGGAGCCGCCCTGGTCCTGGGGCTCTGTGGGCTGGCGGCCCTCTTCGTCGCGCTGGGGCTGGTGCTGCCCGTGGCCTCCTCGCTGGGCGTGCTGCTGGTGGGGGTGGCCATCCTGCTCATCGCCGGCGGGCTGGCGTGGTTTGGCAAGAAGAAGCTGCCCACGAAGCCCCTGAACCACACCCAGGAGCGCCTCAAGGCGGACTTCGACATGGCGCGGGAGACACTTCAATGA
- a CDS encoding SanA/YdcF family protein, translating to MRRGMLAGALSLLGVLALSRFVQVRYADRILPRQGAPEAPMALVFGAGLAPGGVPSPVLAQRLDTAIALWREKKVEEVLVSGDNSDRFHDETRAMRRYLLERGLPEAAVKGDNAGLSTYDSCVRAYSVFGMRRALLVTQRFHLPRALYIANSVGMDAWGVAADEGRPSTRRYVLRETFSRVLALLMVLMDLEPASSLPSPVPER from the coding sequence ATGCGCAGAGGGATGCTGGCCGGAGCACTGAGCCTGCTCGGGGTGCTGGCCCTGTCCCGCTTCGTCCAGGTGCGCTACGCGGACCGCATCCTGCCCCGGCAGGGGGCGCCCGAGGCCCCCATGGCGCTCGTGTTCGGCGCGGGCCTGGCGCCCGGGGGGGTGCCCTCCCCCGTGCTGGCCCAGCGGCTGGACACGGCCATCGCCCTGTGGCGGGAGAAGAAGGTGGAAGAGGTGCTGGTCAGCGGGGACAACTCCGACCGGTTCCACGACGAGACGCGCGCCATGCGCCGTTACCTGCTGGAGCGGGGCCTGCCCGAGGCGGCGGTGAAGGGCGACAACGCGGGCCTGTCCACCTACGACAGCTGCGTGCGGGCCTATTCCGTCTTCGGCATGCGCCGCGCCCTGCTGGTGACCCAGCGCTTCCACCTGCCCCGCGCGCTCTACATCGCCAACTCGGTGGGCATGGATGCCTGGGGCGTGGCGGCCGACGAGGGCCGCCCTTCGACCCGGCGCTACGTCCTGCGCGAGACGTTCTCCCGGGTGCTCGCCTTGCTCATGGTCCTGATGGACTTGGAGCCCGCCTCCTCCCTGCCTTCGCCCGTTCCGGAGCGCTGA
- a CDS encoding SMI1/KNR4 family protein, translated as MHEWLETLQKSAKTTAPGAAAEELRRTETEFGVPLPGELGDLYAALNGGTFEGEVVLYPLSAEDELPSVLQKTRKMLVGLPVSGVWRFGLKGPHRHLFAARKSAMVEQGDGGGPLPEWVQALGNEDWLYGTWDEEQKEMRLYRALSQMLPVLVPPVEHEDFGDRTFARAIAAVEGALSELTEEEAEDEAAEEDEVASDDEDEAASEEEDEAAEEDEAAEEEEAAEEVQDLQYEYEEEQVSPSGKSSSSEELQKPAVLAAERRVKSIKKKPTRKEVVRPEVPSKPTGASLDQPAVIAAERRVKGLKAPAAPEPAKSEVPRQKAAARTAARKTLPAKQASEKPSAVSSQRAAPKAASKKGPPAKKAAPKKSAVKKAPAKKVAAKKGAAKKGAVKKAPAKKVAAKKAPAKKVAAKKGAVKKAPAKKAAAKKSPGKKAPAKKTGARR; from the coding sequence ATGCACGAGTGGTTGGAGACACTGCAGAAGTCGGCGAAGACGACAGCTCCGGGAGCGGCTGCCGAGGAGTTGCGGAGGACGGAGACGGAGTTCGGCGTCCCGTTGCCGGGAGAGCTGGGAGACCTGTACGCGGCCCTCAATGGCGGCACGTTCGAGGGCGAGGTGGTGCTCTACCCGCTGTCGGCGGAGGACGAGCTGCCCAGCGTGCTGCAGAAGACGCGGAAGATGCTGGTGGGCCTGCCGGTGTCAGGCGTGTGGCGCTTCGGCCTGAAGGGGCCGCACCGCCACCTGTTCGCGGCGCGCAAGTCGGCCATGGTGGAGCAGGGGGACGGAGGGGGGCCACTGCCCGAGTGGGTGCAGGCGCTGGGGAATGAGGACTGGCTCTATGGCACCTGGGATGAGGAGCAGAAGGAGATGCGCCTCTACCGGGCGCTGTCGCAGATGCTCCCCGTGCTGGTTCCGCCTGTGGAGCACGAGGATTTCGGAGACCGCACCTTCGCTCGCGCCATCGCCGCCGTGGAAGGCGCGCTGAGTGAGCTGACCGAGGAAGAGGCGGAGGACGAGGCGGCCGAAGAGGACGAGGTGGCTTCGGACGACGAAGATGAAGCGGCCTCGGAGGAGGAAGACGAGGCAGCCGAAGAGGACGAGGCGGCCGAGGAGGAAGAGGCCGCTGAGGAAGTGCAGGACCTCCAGTATGAATATGAGGAGGAGCAGGTGTCTCCGTCTGGGAAGTCCTCTTCGTCCGAGGAGCTTCAGAAGCCTGCCGTGCTGGCCGCCGAGCGGCGCGTGAAGAGCATCAAGAAGAAGCCCACGCGGAAAGAAGTCGTGAGGCCCGAGGTGCCCTCGAAGCCCACGGGAGCAAGCCTCGACCAGCCCGCGGTGATTGCCGCTGAGCGGCGTGTGAAGGGGCTCAAGGCGCCAGCGGCGCCGGAACCCGCGAAGAGCGAAGTGCCACGCCAGAAGGCGGCGGCCCGGACTGCGGCCAGGAAGACTCTTCCGGCGAAGCAGGCGTCAGAAAAGCCCAGTGCCGTGAGCTCCCAGCGCGCGGCGCCGAAGGCGGCTTCGAAGAAAGGCCCCCCCGCCAAGAAGGCGGCCCCGAAGAAGAGCGCCGTGAAGAAGGCTCCTGCCAAGAAGGTGGCCGCGAAGAAGGGCGCCGCGAAGAAGGGCGCCGTGAAGAAGGCCCCTGCCAAGAAGGTGGCTGCGAAAAAGGCTCCCGCCAAGAAGGTGGCCGCGAAGAAGGGCGCCGTGAAGAAGGCTCCTGCCAAGAAAGCGGCTGCCAAGAAGAGCCCGGGGAAGAAAGCTCCCGCGAAGAAGACGGGCGCACGGAGGTAA